In a single window of the Rhodoferax saidenbachensis genome:
- a CDS encoding FecCD family ABC transporter permease: protein MTAVLSHKGAAVRMPRSMVLGLGSVLVVVSLLVSSARGAYAISLSDLWDMLNSLLAWDAQRSSAELVFLHIRLPRLVLGLVAGAGLGLAGALMQGMFRNPLADPGLIGVSAGAALAAAMAIVLGAAWFPSLSNTLGSWMLVCSAFAGGLLVTIVIYGLAQSEGETRVGMMLLAGIAMNALGGAGLGYLTFLATDEQLRSLQFWLLGSLGGARWSAVALIAAIVAACIAAGLRLARPLNAMALGEAQATLLGVDVERVKRQAVVITALSVGAVTASTGMIGFIGLVAPHCVRLIAGPDQRVVLAGSAMLGAALVLLADSVARTIVQPAELPLGVLTAFVGVPVFLLLLRTFKGRV, encoded by the coding sequence ATGACCGCGGTGCTGTCGCACAAAGGGGCTGCCGTGCGCATGCCTCGGTCCATGGTGTTGGGGTTGGGCAGTGTGCTGGTCGTGGTCAGCCTGTTGGTGTCCAGCGCCCGCGGTGCCTACGCCATCAGCCTGTCGGACCTGTGGGACATGCTGAACTCTCTGTTGGCCTGGGATGCACAAAGGTCTTCTGCTGAACTGGTGTTCCTGCACATCCGCCTGCCGCGTCTGGTGCTGGGCCTGGTGGCGGGTGCTGGCCTGGGCTTGGCTGGTGCGCTGATGCAGGGCATGTTTCGCAACCCGCTGGCAGACCCCGGTCTGATCGGTGTGAGCGCCGGCGCTGCTCTGGCGGCAGCCATGGCCATTGTGCTGGGGGCGGCCTGGTTTCCTTCGTTGTCCAACACGCTGGGCAGTTGGATGCTGGTGTGCTCGGCCTTTGCCGGTGGCCTGCTGGTCACCATCGTGATTTACGGCCTAGCCCAGTCGGAGGGGGAAACCCGCGTCGGCATGATGCTGTTGGCCGGTATCGCGATGAATGCGCTGGGTGGCGCGGGGCTCGGCTACCTGACCTTTCTGGCGACCGATGAACAACTGCGCAGCCTGCAGTTCTGGCTCTTGGGCAGCTTGGGTGGTGCGCGCTGGAGCGCGGTTGCCTTGATTGCGGCCATCGTGGCCGCCTGTATTGCTGCGGGCCTGCGGCTGGCGCGTCCGCTCAATGCCATGGCGCTGGGCGAGGCGCAAGCCACGCTGCTGGGCGTGGACGTGGAACGTGTCAAACGCCAGGCGGTGGTGATCACCGCGCTGTCGGTGGGCGCCGTCACTGCCAGCACCGGCATGATCGGCTTTATTGGCCTGGTGGCACCGCACTGTGTGCGCCTGATTGCCGGGCCTGACCAGCGTGTGGTGCTGGCCGGCTCTGCCATGCTGGGCGCCGCACTGGTGCTGCTGGCGGACAGTGTGGCCCGCACCATCGTGCAACCGGCGGAACTGCCGCTGGGTGTGCTCACCGCGTTTGTGGGGGTTCCGGTGTTTTTGCTGCTGTTGCGCACTTTCAAGGGGCGAGTGTGA
- the cobN gene encoding cobaltochelatase subunit CobN, with protein MKYLIGLYGRRQPLSWLVLLFMAWLAPSVGFAASMLFVTTGPITPGKFKVLSEAAAPYGVKVEAKFIEKLGVIDSRLWAGYDMVLFDAPRDHIEEAVAAKVKDALPALAQSKTPLLWLHTSKPHWKNLSDDLAQRLHAYYVNGGRTNSAGFFATVAAHFAKKPWKGIAPPQVFPATAIYHPKAPSLVFADTASYLRWKGLPKGKPVIAVAFHQQAIAAEQTGMIDDLIARIEAAGAVPLAFYSPVMDNDANTKILAPEGKLLADVLITAQIMLNPEGRRTEFEKLGIPVIQAMAYRKGTADAWWNDTTGIALMDVPFYLAQPEYAGVHDIMVIAATDKDDQLRPIPEQAAAVVGKAMALSRLAHAPNADKKVAIMFWNYPAGEKNLGASFMNLPTSLQSTLAAMKADGYRTEAMDADTLRRNLQRLLTPFYRPGTVGEEMDALVRDGLAELMPLATYKKWLETLPEERREVWASAVAQVDKSVFLVRRNGEAFFAVPRLKLGNVVIMPQPPRGEPLGGGLYAKNKDIYHSSSAAPPYSYMAGYLWMRSQFKADALIHFGTHGSQEWLPGKERGLWVNDYPLMAVGNVPVIYPYIVDNIGEAVQTKRRGRAVNISHQTPPFAPAGLHAVLTKLHDDLHAWLAQDQGAVKEQLRLSITAQVRKERIDRDMAWTPERLEREFPAFINALHDHLHELAQSAQPLGLHTFGKGSDEQGRLYTVLMMLGAPFWEATATFVDGNNLEADEAIVADYAKMTQTAPYKLLVKHVVEGQSIDGLPPKLKTQVEQARRWYVDLQAENETRSLLAALSGRYIPTSYGGDPIKNPDSLPTGRNLYGFDPSRVPTKAAWAAGKEALDKLVAAHKQKTGVTPSKFTFTLWSVETMRHMGMLEAQALWAMGVEPVWDAGGRVTDVTLVPRKDLGRPRIDVVLSATGLYRDHFPNVMKQLTRAAQLASQATAETDNAVAKNAKTITSQLVAQGWRADAAQRAGETRVFSAATGNYGTGLDDAALATDTWKTKEEGDRKMAELYLRKMQFAYGPVEADWGKSGADLAREAGGSSGGASMNLYAAHLKGTQGAVLARSSNLYGMLTTDDPFQYLGGIATAVRYLDGKAPELFISNLRGSGSGKAEDAASFLAKELATRNFHPGYIKGLMKEGYAGTIEMLDSMNNFTGWTTVAREIVRDDQWQEFADVYVRDKHNLGLRQYMEKNNPHALAQMMERMLEMARQGYWQADAATVDELKERYTDLAKRYDVRTSNTTFQEFVGLSGYGLAQPVDGAAAQAAPAARAAAAAQPQQAPSADKPLEPQAPPLIEGMKLEQVAEPVVQALSTMLLFAVGLLLMTPAIGAWRQWRKA; from the coding sequence ATGAAATATTTGATAGGGCTGTACGGCCGACGCCAACCTTTGTCGTGGTTGGTTTTGTTGTTTATGGCCTGGCTTGCGCCCTCGGTGGGGTTTGCTGCATCCATGTTGTTTGTTACCACCGGCCCCATCACCCCCGGCAAGTTCAAGGTGTTGTCCGAAGCAGCGGCGCCCTATGGCGTCAAGGTGGAGGCGAAGTTCATTGAGAAGCTGGGCGTGATTGATTCGCGCCTGTGGGCGGGCTATGACATGGTGCTGTTCGATGCACCGCGTGATCACATCGAGGAGGCGGTTGCAGCGAAGGTGAAAGACGCGCTGCCCGCATTGGCGCAGTCCAAGACGCCTTTGCTGTGGTTACACACCTCCAAGCCGCATTGGAAAAACTTGTCCGATGACCTGGCCCAGCGCCTGCATGCCTACTACGTGAATGGCGGGCGCACCAACAGCGCGGGCTTCTTTGCCACGGTTGCTGCGCACTTTGCCAAGAAGCCCTGGAAGGGCATTGCGCCGCCGCAGGTGTTTCCGGCCACAGCCATTTACCACCCCAAAGCACCTTCGCTGGTGTTTGCCGACACGGCGTCTTACCTGCGCTGGAAGGGCCTACCCAAGGGCAAGCCGGTGATTGCGGTGGCTTTCCACCAGCAGGCGATTGCTGCCGAACAGACCGGCATGATCGACGACCTCATCGCCCGCATCGAAGCCGCAGGCGCGGTGCCGCTGGCCTTCTACAGCCCGGTGATGGACAACGACGCCAACACGAAGATCCTGGCGCCCGAGGGCAAGCTGCTGGCCGATGTATTGATCACCGCACAGATCATGCTGAACCCGGAGGGACGGCGCACCGAATTTGAAAAGCTGGGCATCCCGGTGATCCAGGCCATGGCTTATCGCAAAGGTACCGCAGACGCCTGGTGGAACGACACCACGGGTATTGCGCTGATGGACGTGCCGTTTTACCTGGCCCAGCCGGAGTACGCAGGCGTGCACGACATCATGGTGATTGCGGCCACCGACAAAGACGACCAGTTGCGCCCGATCCCCGAGCAGGCCGCTGCTGTGGTGGGCAAGGCCATGGCGCTGTCGCGTCTGGCCCATGCGCCCAATGCCGACAAGAAGGTCGCCATCATGTTCTGGAACTACCCTGCGGGTGAGAAGAACCTGGGCGCGTCGTTCATGAATTTGCCCACCAGCCTGCAAAGCACGCTGGCCGCCATGAAGGCGGACGGCTACCGCACCGAAGCCATGGACGCAGACACGCTCCGGCGCAATCTGCAGCGTCTTCTCACGCCGTTTTACCGGCCTGGCACGGTGGGCGAAGAAATGGACGCCCTGGTGCGCGATGGCTTGGCCGAACTGATGCCATTGGCTACTTACAAGAAGTGGCTGGAAACCCTGCCCGAAGAACGCCGCGAAGTCTGGGCGTCTGCAGTGGCGCAAGTGGACAAATCGGTATTTCTGGTGCGCCGCAATGGCGAAGCCTTCTTTGCCGTGCCGCGCCTCAAGCTGGGCAATGTGGTCATCATGCCGCAGCCTCCGCGTGGTGAACCTCTGGGTGGTGGCCTGTATGCCAAGAACAAGGACATCTACCACTCCAGCAGCGCCGCGCCGCCGTATTCCTACATGGCGGGTTACCTGTGGATGCGCAGCCAGTTCAAGGCCGATGCATTGATCCACTTCGGCACCCACGGTTCGCAGGAGTGGCTGCCCGGCAAAGAACGTGGCCTGTGGGTGAATGACTATCCGCTGATGGCGGTGGGCAATGTGCCGGTGATCTACCCCTACATCGTGGACAACATTGGCGAAGCCGTGCAGACCAAGCGCCGTGGCCGCGCGGTGAACATCAGCCACCAGACGCCTCCGTTCGCGCCGGCCGGTTTGCACGCGGTGTTGACCAAGCTGCACGACGATCTGCACGCCTGGCTGGCCCAGGACCAGGGCGCTGTGAAAGAACAGTTGCGCCTGTCCATCACCGCCCAGGTACGCAAGGAGCGTATTGACCGTGACATGGCCTGGACGCCCGAGCGTTTGGAGCGTGAGTTCCCGGCCTTCATTAACGCGCTGCACGACCATTTGCACGAGTTGGCACAGTCCGCGCAACCACTCGGTTTGCACACCTTTGGCAAGGGCTCGGACGAGCAAGGCCGCCTGTACACCGTACTGATGATGCTGGGCGCACCGTTCTGGGAAGCCACGGCCACGTTTGTGGATGGCAATAACCTGGAAGCGGACGAAGCCATCGTTGCGGACTACGCCAAGATGACGCAAACCGCGCCCTACAAGTTGCTGGTCAAACACGTTGTAGAAGGTCAGTCCATCGATGGCCTGCCGCCCAAACTCAAGACCCAGGTGGAGCAGGCGCGCCGCTGGTATGTCGATTTGCAGGCCGAGAACGAAACGCGCAGCTTGTTGGCCGCACTGAGTGGCCGCTACATCCCCACGTCGTATGGCGGTGACCCGATCAAAAACCCTGACAGCCTGCCCACGGGCCGCAACCTGTATGGCTTTGACCCGTCACGCGTTCCTACCAAGGCCGCGTGGGCTGCAGGCAAAGAGGCGCTGGACAAGCTGGTCGCTGCGCACAAACAAAAAACAGGCGTGACACCCTCCAAATTCACCTTCACGTTGTGGTCGGTGGAGACCATGCGCCACATGGGCATGCTCGAAGCCCAGGCTTTGTGGGCCATGGGTGTGGAGCCGGTGTGGGATGCGGGTGGTCGGGTTACCGATGTGACGCTGGTGCCGCGCAAGGACTTGGGCCGGCCACGCATTGACGTGGTGCTGTCGGCCACGGGTTTGTACCGCGACCATTTTCCCAATGTGATGAAGCAGTTGACCCGGGCAGCCCAACTGGCCTCGCAGGCCACGGCAGAAACAGACAACGCGGTCGCCAAGAATGCCAAGACCATAACCAGCCAGTTGGTGGCGCAAGGCTGGCGTGCGGATGCGGCGCAGCGCGCGGGCGAGACCCGTGTGTTCTCTGCTGCCACGGGCAACTATGGCACGGGCTTGGACGATGCGGCCCTGGCGACCGACACTTGGAAGACCAAGGAAGAGGGTGACCGCAAGATGGCCGAGCTCTACCTGCGCAAGATGCAGTTTGCCTACGGCCCCGTGGAGGCTGACTGGGGCAAGAGCGGTGCGGACTTGGCCCGTGAAGCCGGTGGCAGCAGCGGTGGCGCCAGCATGAACTTATATGCCGCCCACCTCAAGGGCACGCAAGGTGCGGTGCTGGCACGCAGCTCCAACCTCTACGGCATGTTGACCACGGACGATCCGTTCCAGTATTTGGGCGGCATCGCTACCGCGGTGCGCTATCTGGACGGCAAAGCGCCCGAGTTGTTCATCTCCAACCTGCGCGGTTCGGGCTCGGGCAAGGCCGAAGACGCCGCCAGCTTTCTGGCCAAGGAACTGGCCACGCGCAACTTCCACCCGGGCTACATCAAGGGCCTGATGAAAGAGGGTTACGCCGGCACCATCGAGATGCTGGACAGCATGAACAACTTCACCGGCTGGACCACCGTGGCGCGCGAGATTGTGCGTGACGACCAGTGGCAGGAGTTTGCCGATGTGTATGTGCGTGACAAACACAACTTGGGGCTACGCCAGTACATGGAAAAGAACAACCCCCACGCGCTGGCCCAGATGATGGAGCGCATGCTGGAGATGGCGCGCCAGGGTTACTGGCAGGCGGACGCCGCCACAGTGGACGAACTGAAGGAACGGTACACGGACTTGGCCAAACGCTACGACGTGCGTACCAGCAACACCACATTTCAGGAGTTTGTGGGCCTGTCCGGTTATGGCCTGGCACAGCCTGTGGACGGTGCAGCGGCACAAGCTGCGCCGGCGGCACGCGCCGCAGCGGCAGCCCAGCCCCAGCAGGCGCCATCGGCGGATAAACCTCTGGAGCCGCAGGCGCCTCCGCTGATTGAAGGTATGAAGCTGGAGCAAGTGGCGGAGCCCGTCGTCCAGGCCTTGAGCACCATGCTCTTGTTTGCCGTGGGCTTGTTGTTGATGACGCCAGCGATTGGCGCCTGGCGCCAATGGAGAAAAGCATGA
- a CDS encoding ChaN family lipoprotein: MKTTTSTTTLWGSVQLSMGLCMAVATHAQTPHALQGRIWDTRAQQFITEATLYQRAAAARYVLLGEKHDSEVHHARQLDVLKGMAALGAKPALAMEQLDSEFQAALSQAQAAGQTDAEALADAGQLNRKGWRWPMYKDMMAFAAQRQWPLRAANLSRTDARKIAMGEVVPALPVATAAQQAALEDDVVQGHCGHRPEAARLNGIVAAQRARDARMAQTLDAVGGPVVLIAGAGHVRADRAVPRYLAAPEQALTIAMVETMEGKALPADYDRAGFDVLWFTTGLDRPDPCATPLPGLAAPAKPASTPSSTPKP, from the coding sequence ATGAAAACCACCACCAGTACCACTACTTTATGGGGCAGCGTGCAGCTGTCTATGGGCCTGTGCATGGCCGTAGCCACGCATGCCCAAACGCCTCACGCCTTGCAAGGCCGCATCTGGGACACGCGTGCCCAGCAGTTCATCACCGAGGCCACGCTGTACCAGCGTGCCGCAGCAGCCCGTTATGTGTTGCTCGGTGAAAAACACGACAGCGAGGTCCACCATGCACGCCAGCTCGATGTGCTCAAGGGCATGGCCGCGCTGGGTGCCAAACCTGCATTGGCCATGGAGCAACTGGATTCCGAATTCCAGGCGGCACTGAGCCAGGCACAAGCTGCGGGGCAGACCGATGCCGAAGCCCTGGCCGATGCGGGGCAACTGAACCGCAAGGGCTGGCGCTGGCCCATGTACAAGGACATGATGGCCTTTGCCGCGCAGCGCCAGTGGCCGCTGCGCGCTGCCAACTTGTCGCGTACCGACGCCCGCAAGATCGCCATGGGTGAAGTCGTTCCCGCACTGCCCGTGGCCACCGCCGCGCAGCAGGCCGCGCTGGAAGATGACGTGGTGCAAGGCCATTGCGGCCACCGCCCCGAGGCCGCGCGCCTGAACGGCATCGTGGCCGCGCAGCGCGCCCGTGATGCCCGCATGGCCCAGACGCTGGATGCCGTGGGCGGCCCGGTGGTGCTGATCGCTGGTGCAGGCCACGTGCGCGCCGACCGTGCCGTGCCGCGTTACCTGGCGGCCCCCGAGCAGGCGCTGACCATTGCCATGGTGGAAACCATGGAGGGCAAGGCCCTGCCCGCGGATTACGACCGTGCCGGATTCGATGTGTTGTGGTTCACCACCGGCCTGGATCGGCCCGACCCCTGCGCCACACCTTTGCCGGGCTTGGCCGCGCCAGCCAAACCTGCTTCAACCCCTTCTTCTACTCCCAAGCCTTAA
- a CDS encoding hemin-degrading factor: protein MSAVLDTLNPADLRERFTAARNAGKRARDAAHAVGVSEGAVLDAHTGEHAFNLKVISLQGPWLDVLQGVQHVGEVMALTRNESTVHEKTGVYENVSANGGVGIALGEVIDLRLFFMRWHAGYAVTELANDPANPPSQSLQFYDAHGDAVHKIFVRPGTDLAAFKALVDKFAVPGKSYAFTPAPAPAVARPDADIDATGLAEGWANLKDTHEFFGLLRKFDVQRQQALAAVEGRFTARLETTAVRHLLDEAAMEATPIMVFVGNPGCIQIHSGPVKRIEPMVSPAARWINVLDAGFNLHLREDMIVNIWAVEKPTADGVVTSIEVFDAREELMVQFFGVRKPGLPELQSWRDLVAGVPRLGAKATASV from the coding sequence ATGAGTGCCGTACTTGATACCCTGAATCCCGCCGACCTGCGCGAGCGCTTTACTGCCGCACGCAACGCCGGCAAACGCGCGCGCGATGCTGCACATGCCGTGGGTGTGAGCGAAGGCGCGGTGCTGGACGCCCACACCGGCGAACACGCGTTCAACCTCAAAGTCATTTCATTGCAAGGCCCCTGGCTGGACGTGCTGCAAGGCGTACAACACGTTGGAGAGGTCATGGCGCTCACGCGCAACGAATCCACCGTGCACGAGAAAACCGGTGTGTATGAAAACGTCAGCGCCAACGGTGGTGTCGGCATTGCGCTGGGTGAAGTGATCGACTTGCGCCTGTTCTTCATGCGCTGGCATGCCGGTTACGCCGTGACCGAACTGGCCAACGACCCGGCCAACCCACCTTCGCAAAGCCTGCAGTTCTACGACGCGCATGGCGATGCCGTGCACAAGATTTTTGTGCGTCCCGGTACTGATCTGGCGGCCTTCAAGGCGCTGGTGGACAAGTTTGCCGTGCCCGGCAAGTCCTATGCGTTCACGCCGGCTCCCGCACCCGCAGTGGCGCGCCCGGATGCCGATATTGACGCGACCGGTCTGGCCGAAGGTTGGGCCAACCTGAAAGACACCCATGAATTCTTCGGCCTGTTGCGCAAGTTTGACGTGCAGCGCCAGCAAGCATTGGCTGCAGTAGAAGGGCGTTTTACGGCGCGCCTGGAAACCACCGCTGTGCGCCATCTGCTGGACGAAGCTGCCATGGAAGCCACCCCCATCATGGTGTTTGTCGGCAACCCCGGTTGCATCCAGATCCACAGCGGCCCGGTCAAACGCATCGAGCCCATGGTGTCGCCTGCGGCGCGCTGGATCAACGTGCTGGACGCGGGTTTCAACCTGCACCTGCGCGAAGACATGATTGTCAACATCTGGGCCGTGGAAAAACCCACCGCCGATGGCGTGGTGACCTCGATCGAAGTGTTCGACGCCCGTGAGGAATTGATGGTCCAGTTCTTTGGTGTGCGCAAGCCCGGTTTGCCAGAGCTGCAGTCCTGGCGTGACCTGGTGGCCGGTGTGCCACGTCTGGGCGCCAAAGCAACGGCGAGCGTGTAA
- a CDS encoding MotA/TolQ/ExbB proton channel family protein — MSQSSMIEIFMYQVGQLFLLPVLSLVALLFVYALYVLGSFTVQTLQRRNPEKLGGFPLMRYVAKRPEATEDELDLFAHKLLEPERLASRIAPMLGLVGTMIPMGPALKSLSDGNLAQVSGSLTVAFSAVILALIAASITYWVANVRRRWLAEELVTLQQRKAV; from the coding sequence ATGAGCCAAAGCTCGATGATTGAAATTTTCATGTACCAGGTCGGCCAGCTGTTTTTGCTGCCCGTACTGTCTCTGGTGGCGCTGTTGTTTGTCTATGCGCTGTATGTGCTGGGCTCGTTCACCGTGCAGACCCTGCAACGCCGCAACCCTGAAAAACTGGGCGGCTTCCCGTTGATGCGTTACGTGGCCAAACGCCCCGAAGCAACCGAAGACGAACTCGACCTGTTTGCCCACAAGCTGCTGGAACCAGAACGCCTGGCCAGCCGCATTGCGCCCATGCTGGGCCTGGTCGGCACCATGATCCCCATGGGCCCCGCGCTCAAGTCCCTGTCGGACGGCAACCTGGCCCAGGTGTCGGGCAGCCTGACGGTGGCGTTTTCTGCGGTGATTCTGGCGCTGATTGCGGCCAGCATTACCTACTGGGTGGCCAATGTGCGCCGCCGCTGGCTGGCTGAAGAGCTGGTGACCTTGCAGCAAAGGAAAGCAGTATGA
- a CDS encoding heme ABC transporter ATP-binding protein, which yields MSQLQVQAASFAVQGLHLLQPVSLDLQPGQLTALLGPNGAGKSTLLSLISGQRRPSGGHVVLNGQALSGYRPEALAQVRALLPQDSSIAFDYTVREVVELGRFPHRLKPNQDEAGIVDAAMRATDMHALQDRVVNTLSGGERARAQLARVLAQIWDPLPGGAPRWLLMDEPTAALDLSHQHQVLRLARDWAVQQGVGVVAVLHDLNLALRYADQVVLLQKGQVFAQGAPHEVLQPETVQTVWKVQAQAIQSDDGVAQLLVH from the coding sequence ATGTCCCAATTACAAGTCCAGGCGGCGTCGTTTGCGGTGCAGGGCTTGCATTTGTTGCAGCCCGTGTCGCTGGACCTTCAGCCGGGCCAACTCACAGCGCTGTTAGGCCCCAACGGCGCGGGCAAGTCCACCTTGTTGTCGCTGATCAGCGGCCAGCGCCGTCCCTCGGGTGGGCATGTGGTGCTCAACGGCCAGGCGCTGTCCGGTTACCGGCCCGAAGCGCTGGCGCAGGTGCGTGCACTGCTGCCGCAAGACAGCAGCATTGCGTTTGATTACACGGTGCGCGAGGTGGTGGAATTGGGCCGTTTTCCGCACCGCCTGAAGCCCAACCAGGACGAGGCTGGCATTGTGGACGCTGCGATGCGCGCCACCGACATGCATGCCTTGCAGGACCGCGTAGTCAACACCCTGAGCGGTGGCGAACGTGCCCGCGCCCAGTTGGCACGTGTGCTGGCGCAGATCTGGGACCCGTTGCCGGGCGGCGCACCGCGCTGGTTGCTGATGGACGAGCCCACTGCGGCGCTGGATTTGTCACACCAACACCAGGTGCTGCGCCTGGCCCGTGACTGGGCGGTCCAGCAGGGTGTGGGGGTGGTGGCCGTGCTGCATGACTTGAACCTGGCGCTGCGTTACGCCGACCAGGTGGTACTGCTGCAAAAAGGGCAGGTGTTTGCCCAGGGCGCTCCGCACGAGGTGCTGCAACCCGAAACCGTGCAAACGGTGTGGAAAGTGCAGGCCCAGGCGATCCAGAGCGACGACGGGGTCGCGCAGTTGCTGGTGCACTGA
- a CDS encoding DUF2149 domain-containing protein, whose amino-acid sequence MKLLHEPENDDPILSVVNIIDIFLVIIAALLITVAQNPMLNAFSKQDVTVITDAGKPTMEMMVKKGEKIERYKSSGQIGQGEGAKAGTAYRMKDGGIVYVPE is encoded by the coding sequence CTGAAGCTGTTGCACGAACCGGAGAACGACGATCCCATCCTGTCGGTGGTCAACATCATCGACATCTTCCTCGTCATCATCGCAGCGCTGCTGATCACCGTGGCGCAAAACCCCATGCTCAATGCGTTCAGCAAGCAGGATGTGACGGTGATTACCGATGCCGGCAAGCCGACCATGGAGATGATGGTGAAAAAGGGCGAGAAGATCGAGCGCTACAAGTCCAGCGGCCAGATCGGACAGGGCGAGGGCGCCAAGGCCGGTACCGCCTACCGCATGAAAGATGGCGGCATCGTTTACGTGCCGGAGTAA
- a CDS encoding heme/hemin ABC transporter substrate-binding protein produces MSYPLSTMQRRTVLRQAVAIGGVLSASAALPSLALAQSNPASASRSAKNGLPRIVSVNGAITEVIYALGAQAQLVGTDTTSLYPEAALATPKVGYMRQLSAEGLLSLKPDVLLATSDAGPPAVLDQVRSAGVKVEMMESDHTWGEVQRLVTVVGNAAAQQARAKALLADLNAQWAATQKLVAAARGPKRRVLFILAHSGTPQVSGSKTGADALIRFAGGVNAIDGFAGYRPMTAEAMAVAAPDLILTTTQGITAAGGIDKFWARPELELTPAYRNRVLVHMDALELLGFGPRLPATVATLHRRLLTA; encoded by the coding sequence ATGTCCTACCCTCTCTCGACCATGCAACGGCGCACGGTACTGCGGCAAGCCGTGGCAATCGGTGGCGTGCTGTCTGCGAGTGCTGCGCTCCCGAGTCTGGCACTGGCCCAATCAAACCCAGCCAGCGCATCGCGCTCCGCCAAGAACGGCTTGCCCAGAATCGTCTCGGTGAACGGGGCGATCACTGAAGTCATCTACGCACTGGGCGCACAGGCCCAATTGGTCGGTACTGACACCACCAGCCTGTACCCCGAGGCGGCGCTTGCCACCCCCAAGGTGGGCTACATGCGCCAGTTGTCGGCCGAAGGGCTGCTCTCGCTCAAGCCCGATGTGTTGCTCGCTACCAGCGACGCGGGTCCGCCCGCGGTGCTGGACCAGGTGCGCAGCGCCGGTGTCAAGGTGGAGATGATGGAGTCTGACCACACCTGGGGTGAGGTGCAGCGCTTGGTGACCGTGGTGGGCAATGCCGCGGCGCAGCAGGCCCGCGCCAAGGCCTTGCTGGCCGACCTGAACGCCCAGTGGGCTGCCACGCAAAAGCTCGTAGCCGCTGCGCGCGGCCCCAAGCGTCGTGTGCTTTTTATCCTGGCCCATAGCGGTACTCCGCAGGTGTCGGGCAGCAAAACGGGTGCAGATGCGCTGATCCGTTTTGCGGGCGGCGTGAATGCGATTGACGGCTTCGCAGGCTACCGCCCCATGACCGCCGAGGCCATGGCGGTGGCGGCACCGGACCTGATCTTGACCACTACGCAAGGCATCACCGCTGCAGGCGGCATCGACAAGTTCTGGGCCCGCCCCGAGCTGGAATTGACCCCGGCCTACCGCAACCGTGTGCTGGTGCACATGGACGCGCTGGAGCTGCTGGGCTTTGGCCCGCGTCTGCCCGCCACGGTGGCCACCTTGCACCGCCGTCTGCTCACCGCATGA
- a CDS encoding response regulator transcription factor: MATAPITPAVYLVDDDVDFREGLAWLLDSRGLTVRSWSAGDSFLESLRQGTWPWECSVLVLDIRMEPLSGLATFEQLKTMGWPWPVLFLTGHGDMGMAVAAVKQGAWDFLEKPFQNNLLVDKIIAAQAVALQQQTESLERLEFQLALDGLSARETEVLEELLKGHYNKNIADHLGITPRTIEFHRANIFEKLKVQSAVELAHRVGLYGRKPPQNNS, from the coding sequence GTGGCTACCGCTCCAATAACCCCCGCTGTGTACCTGGTGGACGACGACGTCGACTTCCGGGAAGGACTGGCCTGGCTGCTCGATTCCCGCGGCCTGACGGTACGCAGTTGGAGCGCGGGCGACAGCTTTCTGGAGTCCTTGCGCCAAGGCACGTGGCCCTGGGAATGCTCAGTGCTGGTGCTGGACATCCGTATGGAGCCGCTCTCCGGTCTGGCCACCTTTGAGCAGCTCAAGACCATGGGCTGGCCCTGGCCCGTGTTGTTCCTGACCGGCCATGGCGACATGGGCATGGCGGTGGCTGCAGTCAAACAAGGGGCGTGGGATTTTCTGGAAAAGCCCTTCCAGAACAACCTGCTGGTCGACAAGATCATTGCAGCGCAGGCCGTTGCACTGCAGCAGCAAACGGAATCACTGGAACGTCTGGAGTTTCAGCTGGCGCTGGATGGACTGAGCGCGCGCGAAACCGAAGTGCTGGAAGAACTGCTCAAGGGCCACTACAACAAGAACATTGCGGACCACCTGGGCATCACCCCGCGCACCATCGAATTCCACCGCGCCAACATCTTTGAAAAACTCAAGGTGCAATCGGCGGTGGAACTGGCACACCGCGTGGGCCTGTACGGCCGAAAACCGCCGCAGAACAATTCGTAG